A genomic window from Desertifilum tharense IPPAS B-1220 includes:
- a CDS encoding Ig-like domain-containing protein: MSHNLFASTQNREISASLVLSRCTPSNLKQKPASESHSIQLHQILFIDESIADYKTLAEGALPGIEVIILNPAQNAIEQITQLLAQRQRLNSLHLVTHGKPASLDFSTGSLNQTTIPHYAPQLKKWAASLAPQAEILLYGCNVAQGEIGETFVRHLSQLTGATIAAAKTPVGNSNLGGTWNLAYQTRNINTALPFNTCVLQTYPGILPTLDWSVLNWPSAGALSASYTNVGGSGINIDLEVTLNNNATLTANLPSYGLTPNDFGFFNGGYPTAPEALIFHLQVPPNIKPERAMVLTVKFNQLVNDVNFQIYDIDKAIDNAWQDEVVITGFNGGSSVGAQFIQSNNPSYTILGNVITGTALSENRPTGSVTLADTTRGNLTVYFPNPVDSFEIVFREGPDSVNTPIAHGIALLSNVVFNNTVRLIPNEISQVEGDTGTTAYNYTAVLSDVSYIPVTVNYTTNDGTATVADNDFVANNGTLTFAPRGLNNPTGEMEKPIVVQVVGDTRVEPDENFTVRLNSSQGAAIDPTAREALGIIIDDDNNPPIATGILTNSTPNNTAIAIPTLTATENDPGDSIANFTITQIPLPTEGTLLLNGQPVTNGQILTPAQAAQLTFQPNSNFEGNATFRFLATDTLGDADSNIATVTIPVTAIPNQPPNATNLAAPSTPNNTPVTVPTLSATDPDNDPIASFTITAIPPANQGTLLLNGQPVSPNQVLTPAEAAQLTFQPDPNFVGDATFSYTATDSRGAVDPTPATVTLPVTQANRPPQASDDGAATEPDTPVTIDVLANDSDPDNNLNPASVRIPQGGEPANGTVTINPVTGAITYTPNPGFTEGTDTFTYQVCDTGNPALCDTATVTIIVPIPANQPPVADSKTADPVANNAIAPIPPLSATDPDGDPIASFTITGFPPPNQGTLLLNGIPVDTSQPLNLTPAQAAQLTFQPAPGFVGDATFSYTATDNRGATDPTPATIRIPVTAAANQPPDTNPATNTLAPNTTTALTQLGGTDPDGTVQRFQITSLPDPTQGQLLFNGQPVTLDQEIPADQIGNLQFQSTPGFTGATFNYAAIDNQGAVDPTPAQVTLNPAAINQPPQTDNITAPSTPNNTPVVLPPLTGSDPDPGDRIERFIINTVPPSEQGTLLLNGNPVTPGQSLTPEQASQLTFVPNPNFTGNAIFSYAAVDTLGAVSPRPGDVTIPVSAANRPPDTNPVTETIAPNTTSPIPGLGGNDPDAGDTISRFRITSLPDPTQGTLLFNGQPVTVGQEIPANQIGNLQFRSTPEFNGTGFTYAAIDNQDAVDPTPEPVTLRPENLPPNTLDAARNILPNSNTPITGLGGTDEDGTVSQFRITSLPEPTQGTLLLNGQPVTVGQNIPADQINNLVFQSTPGFTGATFDYAAIDNNEAIDPLPATVTLGTIPNQPPASENLNQSVFPGSTVPVPRLAGSDPDGEVEFYRIDTLPPANQGILYLGDPNNGGTPVTPGQQLTPEQASRLFFQSTGNFTQANFTYRAFDDLGKPSPEPGTVSLAPPAIANRPPRADNAANPIAPNSAIGLLPLSANDPDGSIQFYTITNLPPQNQGILYLGDPNNGGTPVTAGQQLTPEQASQLFFQSTGNFTGANFTFSATDNRGATTPANGTVSLTPSPAINQPPVANNVNVSALPGSLIPVTGLLATDPDGEVDFYRIDTLPPAAQGTLFLRDPLTNQLVPVQAGQQINPEDRDRLFFQAAGNFTGTNFTYSAVDDRGESTPARATVALISPEVNQPPIVRNVNTPVVPGQVLPISGMFGQDPDGSIAFYTIETLPPPEQGILYLGDPGQGGVPITLGQQLTPAQINQLFFRPTGQFTGASFTYRATDNEGLVAPAAGTVSLLGGILPPPIALPTPTPRPIPDLGGEPQPTPPPAPPGVPTPPISPTPPPVSEQPKKDCDCKCVPQSDDPPFVAPPARPSPTTLYIAHVGGEGNDTINFPEVANNEIFGNLGNDSLLGNQGDDTIYGGKGNDTIHGGKHNDLLFGHIGDDSLLGNQDNDTLFGDLGNDWLHGGKGNDWLFGGKGNDTLLGDRDNDVVRGHQGDDSLLGNQGDDTLYGDRGNDIIHGGKNNDLIFGGKGNDTLSGDQGSDTVYGHLGDDSILGNQGNDTLFGDRGNDTIYGGKGDDLIYGGKDNDTLSGDQGNDIIYGHLGDDSILGNQCDDTLYGDRGNDTIYGGKGNDLIFGGKDNDTLSGDQDCDTVYGQLGDDSILGNQGDDILFGGQGNDTIYGGKGEDLIFGGKDNDTLSGDQGNDTVYGDLGDDSILGNQGNDILFGGQGNDIIFGGKDNDIIFGGKDNDTLFGDQGSDTLYGDRGDDSLMGNDGNDFLYGVTGNNVLWGGKGNDWLQGGDGNDTLIGDRGQDTLIGGGGSDWFILRTPMSSKTLENSDRILDFQVNLDWIGLTDGLTSTNLVLEGLANGTAIRISQSNTYLAVVDNVRPDQLSGRFMSVEISF; this comes from the coding sequence ATGTCACACAATCTTTTCGCTTCAACCCAAAATCGGGAAATTTCTGCATCTCTCGTCCTATCTCGCTGCACCCCTAGCAACCTCAAACAAAAGCCCGCTTCAGAATCCCATTCAATCCAGCTTCATCAAATTCTCTTCATCGATGAAAGCATTGCAGACTACAAAACCCTTGCTGAAGGCGCTTTACCCGGCATAGAAGTCATTATCCTCAATCCCGCTCAAAATGCCATTGAGCAAATTACGCAACTTTTAGCACAACGCCAACGCCTCAATAGCCTGCACCTCGTTACCCACGGAAAGCCTGCCAGCCTAGATTTCAGTACGGGGAGCTTAAATCAAACCACCATACCCCATTACGCCCCTCAACTCAAAAAATGGGCTGCATCGCTCGCCCCCCAAGCCGAAATTTTACTATACGGCTGTAACGTGGCCCAAGGTGAAATCGGAGAAACCTTCGTTCGCCACCTCAGCCAACTCACAGGCGCAACAATCGCAGCCGCAAAAACCCCCGTTGGCAACTCCAACCTAGGAGGCACCTGGAATTTAGCCTATCAAACTCGCAATATTAATACAGCTCTACCCTTTAATACTTGCGTCCTACAAACCTACCCCGGTATTCTTCCTACCCTAGATTGGTCTGTTTTAAACTGGCCTAGTGCGGGTGCGCTTTCTGCATCCTATACCAACGTTGGTGGCAGCGGCATCAATATTGATCTAGAAGTAACGCTAAATAATAACGCAACTCTTACAGCTAATCTGCCTTCATACGGTTTAACTCCAAATGACTTTGGTTTTTTTAATGGTGGTTATCCTACAGCACCGGAAGCCCTCATCTTTCATCTTCAAGTTCCTCCAAACATTAAGCCTGAGCGGGCAATGGTGTTGACGGTCAAATTTAATCAACTGGTTAATGACGTTAACTTCCAAATTTATGACATAGATAAGGCTATTGACAATGCTTGGCAGGATGAAGTCGTTATTACTGGATTTAACGGGGGTTCATCGGTTGGTGCTCAGTTTATTCAATCGAATAATCCATCTTATACAATTTTAGGGAATGTAATTACAGGTACTGCTCTTTCAGAAAACCGACCGACTGGTAGCGTGACATTGGCAGATACCACTAGAGGAAATTTGACTGTTTATTTTCCGAATCCTGTAGATAGTTTTGAAATTGTTTTTCGTGAAGGACCCGACTCAGTAAACACTCCAATTGCTCACGGGATTGCCTTACTCAGTAATGTTGTCTTTAACAATACGGTTAGACTGATTCCGAATGAAATTTCACAGGTAGAGGGTGACACAGGAACAACTGCCTACAACTACACAGCGGTTCTGAGTGATGTTAGCTATATTCCAGTGACAGTTAACTACACTACTAATGATGGAACAGCAACAGTTGCAGATAACGATTTTGTTGCCAATAATGGGACTTTAACCTTTGCCCCTCGCGGCTTAAATAATCCCACTGGGGAAATGGAAAAACCGATTGTTGTTCAAGTTGTTGGCGACACTCGCGTTGAACCAGATGAAAATTTTACGGTCAGATTGAATAGTTCTCAAGGAGCAGCAATTGACCCAACAGCGAGGGAAGCACTGGGAATTATTATTGATGATGATAATAATCCGCCGATCGCAACAGGTATTTTAACAAATTCAACGCCGAATAATACGGCGATCGCAATTCCTACCCTCACCGCCACTGAGAACGATCCGGGAGATAGCATTGCCAATTTCACTATCACTCAAATTCCCCTCCCCACTGAAGGGACATTGCTCCTGAATGGTCAACCCGTTACCAACGGTCAGATATTGACCCCAGCTCAAGCCGCTCAACTGACTTTTCAACCCAATTCCAATTTTGAAGGCAACGCTACCTTCAGATTTCTAGCAACAGACACTTTGGGTGACGCAGATTCCAACATTGCAACCGTCACCATTCCTGTGACGGCAATCCCCAATCAGCCTCCCAATGCCACTAATTTAGCCGCCCCATCTACGCCAAACAATACACCCGTCACAGTTCCAACCTTAAGCGCTACCGATCCTGATAACGATCCGATCGCCAGTTTCACAATCACAGCAATTCCTCCAGCTAATCAAGGAACGCTGTTACTCAACGGACAACCCGTTAGTCCCAATCAGGTCTTAACGCCTGCTGAAGCGGCTCAATTGACCTTCCAACCCGATCCTAACTTTGTTGGGGATGCAACTTTTAGTTACACTGCCACAGATAGCCGTGGGGCAGTCGATCCCACGCCTGCAACCGTTACCCTCCCCGTTACCCAAGCAAATCGCCCTCCCCAAGCAAGCGATGATGGAGCCGCTACCGAGCCAGATACCCCTGTTACGATTGATGTTCTGGCAAATGACTCCGACCCAGATAACAATCTTAATCCAGCGTCCGTAAGGATTCCCCAAGGGGGAGAACCCGCGAATGGTACAGTCACCATCAATCCAGTAACAGGAGCAATTACTTATACGCCAAACCCTGGTTTTACTGAGGGAACAGATACCTTTACCTATCAAGTTTGCGATACGGGAAACCCAGCGCTGTGCGATACCGCCACAGTGACGATTATCGTCCCCATTCCGGCCAACCAACCGCCAGTTGCTGACAGTAAAACAGCCGATCCTGTTGCTAATAATGCGATCGCGCCTATACCTCCCCTCAGTGCCACCGATCCCGATGGCGACCCCATTGCGAGTTTTACCATTACTGGATTTCCACCCCCCAACCAGGGAACGCTACTGCTTAATGGTATCCCAGTAGACACCAGCCAACCCCTGAACCTCACCCCAGCTCAAGCAGCTCAACTCACCTTTCAACCTGCTCCTGGATTCGTGGGAGATGCCACCTTTAGCTATACCGCAACCGACAATCGCGGTGCTACCGATCCAACCCCTGCAACAATTAGAATTCCCGTTACAGCAGCGGCGAACCAGCCACCCGACACCAACCCAGCCACCAACACCCTAGCACCCAACACGACTACTGCTTTAACTCAATTGGGGGGAACTGACCCCGACGGTACCGTTCAACGGTTTCAGATTACCTCGTTACCCGACCCAACCCAAGGTCAACTGCTGTTCAACGGACAACCTGTAACCCTCGATCAAGAAATCCCGGCTGACCAAATTGGTAACTTGCAGTTCCAATCGACTCCAGGGTTTACAGGAGCCACCTTTAACTATGCAGCAATTGATAACCAAGGTGCTGTAGACCCGACTCCCGCACAAGTGACCCTCAACCCGGCGGCGATTAACCAACCGCCTCAAACTGATAACATTACTGCACCGAGTACGCCGAATAATACTCCAGTTGTCCTTCCCCCATTGACTGGAAGCGATCCTGACCCTGGCGATCGCATCGAGCGCTTTATCATTAATACCGTACCCCCTAGCGAGCAAGGAACCCTATTACTTAACGGCAATCCAGTTACCCCAGGTCAGTCTCTCACGCCCGAACAAGCCAGCCAGCTAACGTTTGTTCCCAATCCGAACTTTACGGGGAATGCAATCTTTAGCTATGCAGCAGTCGATACTCTAGGGGCAGTAAGCCCCCGACCTGGAGACGTTACCATTCCTGTATCAGCCGCAAATCGTCCCCCCGATACGAATCCCGTAACCGAAACGATCGCGCCTAACACGACAAGTCCCATTCCCGGACTCGGTGGCAACGATCCTGATGCAGGCGATACTATCAGTCGTTTCCGGATTACTTCTCTACCCGATCCGACCCAGGGAACTTTATTATTCAACGGTCAACCTGTAACCGTCGGTCAAGAAATACCCGCGAACCAGATTGGTAATTTACAGTTTCGATCCACTCCTGAATTTAACGGTACGGGCTTTACCTACGCAGCCATTGATAATCAGGATGCGGTCGATCCAACCCCTGAACCCGTCACCCTCAGACCGGAGAATCTGCCGCCCAATACCCTAGATGCGGCCCGGAATATTCTGCCCAATAGCAATACACCGATTACTGGATTAGGGGGAACCGATGAAGATGGCACGGTGAGTCAGTTTCGGATTACTTCGCTTCCTGAACCCACTCAAGGAACCTTGCTGCTCAACGGTCAGCCCGTTACAGTTGGACAAAATATCCCGGCCGATCAAATCAATAACCTGGTCTTTCAATCCACGCCTGGATTTACGGGAGCCACCTTTGACTATGCAGCCATTGACAATAATGAGGCAATCGATCCACTGCCAGCAACTGTAACTTTGGGGACAATTCCCAATCAGCCGCCAGCCAGCGAAAACCTCAATCAATCCGTTTTTCCGGGTAGTACGGTTCCGGTTCCTAGGTTAGCGGGGAGCGATCCGGACGGAGAGGTGGAGTTTTATCGGATTGATACGCTACCGCCTGCCAATCAGGGAATTTTGTACTTAGGCGATCCCAATAATGGAGGAACGCCCGTCACGCCGGGACAACAACTGACTCCAGAACAAGCCAGTCGGTTATTCTTCCAATCGACCGGGAATTTCACGCAGGCTAACTTTACTTATCGGGCATTTGACGATCTGGGCAAACCTTCACCTGAACCGGGAACAGTATCGCTCGCTCCCCCTGCGATCGCCAATCGACCTCCACGGGCAGACAATGCAGCGAACCCCATTGCACCCAATAGCGCTATTGGCTTACTCCCCCTCTCTGCCAACGATCCAGATGGTTCGATTCAGTTTTACACGATTACCAATCTTCCCCCCCAAAACCAAGGGATTTTATACTTGGGCGATCCGAATAACGGGGGAACGCCGGTCACAGCGGGACAGCAACTGACTCCAGAACAAGCCAGTCAGTTATTCTTCCAATCGACGGGTAACTTTACCGGGGCAAACTTTACCTTCAGCGCCACCGATAATCGCGGGGCAACTACTCCAGCGAATGGAACGGTTTCATTAACGCCTTCCCCAGCTATCAACCAGCCCCCCGTTGCCAATAATGTTAATGTGTCTGCCCTTCCCGGTTCGCTCATCCCGGTAACGGGTTTATTGGCGACCGATCCGGATGGTGAAGTTGATTTTTACCGAATTGATACTTTACCGCCTGCTGCCCAAGGAACCTTATTCCTACGAGATCCGCTCACCAACCAGTTAGTCCCCGTCCAAGCGGGCCAACAGATTAACCCAGAAGATCGCGATCGCCTCTTTTTCCAAGCCGCAGGCAACTTTACCGGAACTAACTTTACCTATAGTGCCGTAGACGATCGCGGCGAAAGCACCCCTGCTCGCGCCACAGTCGCGCTGATTTCGCCAGAAGTGAATCAGCCGCCGATTGTCCGAAATGTCAATACGCCCGTTGTTCCCGGTCAAGTCCTGCCCATTTCTGGAATGTTTGGTCAAGACCCGGATGGCAGTATTGCTTTCTATACCATTGAGACTTTACCGCCCCCAGAGCAGGGGATTTTGTACCTGGGCGATCCAGGACAAGGGGGAGTTCCCATTACCCTCGGTCAACAACTTACACCCGCTCAAATTAACCAACTGTTTTTCCGACCGACCGGGCAGTTTACAGGAGCCAGTTTTACCTACAGGGCAACGGATAATGAAGGATTAGTAGCCCCGGCAGCAGGAACGGTATCCCTGTTGGGAGGTATTTTGCCGCCACCCATTGCCCTTCCCACTCCAACGCCGCGTCCGATTCCCGATCTTGGGGGCGAACCCCAACCGACTCCTCCGCCAGCGCCTCCGGGGGTTCCCACTCCTCCGATTTCGCCAACACCTCCGCCTGTTTCCGAGCAGCCCAAGAAAGATTGCGATTGCAAATGTGTTCCCCAATCCGACGATCCTCCGTTTGTCGCACCACCGGCTCGTCCGAGTCCGACAACGCTATATATTGCTCATGTTGGAGGCGAAGGGAATGACACGATTAATTTCCCCGAAGTGGCTAATAATGAGATTTTTGGCAATTTGGGCAATGATTCGCTGTTGGGGAATCAAGGCGATGACACGATTTATGGCGGAAAAGGCAACGATACGATTCATGGTGGCAAACATAACGATTTGCTGTTTGGTCATATCGGGGATGATTCGCTGTTAGGCAACCAGGATAACGATACGCTGTTTGGCGATTTGGGGAATGATTGGTTGCATGGTGGTAAGGGGAATGATTGGTTGTTTGGGGGTAAAGGCAACGATACCCTGTTGGGCGATCGCGATAATGATGTTGTTCGCGGCCATCAGGGCGACGACTCCCTATTGGGCAACCAAGGCGACGATACCTTATATGGCGATCGCGGTAACGATATCATTCACGGTGGCAAGAATAATGACCTAATTTTTGGCGGAAAAGGCAACGATACCTTATCCGGCGATCAAGGCAGCGATACCGTTTACGGTCATTTGGGTGATGATTCAATCTTAGGCAACCAGGGGAACGATACCCTATTTGGCGATCGCGGTAACGATACCATCTACGGAGGTAAAGGCGATGACCTGATCTACGGCGGTAAAGATAACGATACCCTCAGCGGCGATCAGGGCAACGATATTATCTACGGTCATCTGGGCGATGATTCTATCTTGGGGAATCAATGCGACGATACCTTATATGGCGATCGCGGTAACGACACCATCTATGGTGGCAAAGGCAACGACCTAATTTTTGGGGGTAAAGATAACGACACCCTCAGCGGCGATCAAGATTGCGATACCGTTTACGGTCAACTGGGCGATGACTCGATCCTGGGCAACCAAGGCGATGATATTCTCTTTGGCGGTCAGGGAAATGACACCATCTATGGCGGTAAAGGCGAGGATCTAATTTTTGGGGGTAAAGATAACGACACCCTCAGCGGCGACCAAGGGAACGACACCGTTTACGGCGATCTCGGCGACGACTCGATTCTGGGCAACCAAGGCAATGATATTCTCTTTGGCGGTCAGGGGAATGACATCATCTTTGGGGGCAAAGACAACGACATCATCTTTGGCGGCAAAGATAACGATACCCTCTTTGGCGACCAAGGCAGCGATACCCTTTACGGCGACAGGGGCGATGATTCCCTGATGGGGAATGATGGCAATGACTTCCTCTACGGCGTGACCGGGAATAACGTGCTGTGGGGAGGTAAAGGTAACGATTGGCTGCAAGGAGGCGATGGCAACGATACCCTAATTGGCGATCGCGGTCAAGATACCCTGATTGGCGGGGGTGGGAGCGATTGGTTTATCCTCCGCACGCCTATGAGTAGCAAGACCCTAGAAAATAGCGATCGCATCCTCGATTTTCAAGTCAATTTAGACTGGATTGGGTTAACAGACGGCTTAACCTCCACCAACCTGGTGCTAGAAGGACTCGCAAACGGTACAGCGATCCGCATTTCCCAATCCAATACTTACCTGGCTGTCGTTGATAACGTGCGACCCGATCAACTCAGCGGTCGGTTCATGAGCGTGGAAATCAGCTTCTAG
- the yqeK gene encoding bis(5'-nucleosyl)-tetraphosphatase (symmetrical) YqeK, producing MRDCPNGSLREAVLVWLAQNVPDSRIQHILRVEQMSIELARHHDLDPSKAAQAGLLHDLAKYFKPQRLLQIAQAAEIAIDPVDRLHPHLLHAEVGAVVATQEFGVDDPEVIEAIANHTLGRPGMSPLSCVVFLADTLEPGRGNTPELEQLRHASQQNLTQAVWLTCDYSIRYLLETRRSIHPRTLLTRNWFLQQAGRPASGRSDSLSA from the coding sequence ATGCGCGACTGCCCCAATGGTTCTTTACGCGAAGCCGTCCTGGTGTGGTTGGCTCAAAACGTGCCCGACTCTCGAATTCAACATATTTTGAGAGTCGAGCAAATGTCGATTGAACTCGCTCGCCACCATGATTTAGACCCCTCTAAGGCAGCTCAAGCTGGGCTTTTACACGATCTGGCCAAATACTTTAAACCGCAACGGTTATTGCAGATCGCTCAAGCGGCCGAGATCGCGATCGATCCGGTCGATCGTCTCCATCCCCATCTCTTACATGCAGAGGTGGGTGCTGTCGTTGCCACCCAAGAATTCGGGGTTGACGATCCAGAGGTGATCGAGGCGATCGCCAATCATACTTTGGGTCGTCCCGGCATGAGTCCTTTAAGCTGCGTTGTCTTTCTCGCAGATACCCTAGAACCCGGTCGGGGAAATACCCCAGAACTAGAGCAGTTGCGACACGCCAGCCAGCAAAACTTGACCCAAGCAGTCTGGCTAACCTGCGATTATTCCATTCGCTATTTACTGGAAACGCGCCGTTCTATCCATCCGCGCACCCTTTTAACGCGCAATTGGTTTTTACAACAGGCTGGCAGACCCGCTTCTGGCCGGTCAGATTCCCTTTCAGCTTAA
- a CDS encoding phycobilisome rod-core linker polypeptide codes for MSIPLLTYKPSSQNQRVAGYEVPGEDTPYIYRIEDCLDAGDVQELIWAAYRQIFSEHVILQSSRQTNLESQLKNRAITVRDFIRGLAKSETFYRLVVESNSNYRLVEVSLKRLLGRAPYNKDEEIAWSIKIATQGIDGFIDALIDSEEYTQNFGDNTVPYQRRRFKDRPFNLVTPRYGSYWRDKLEEQRYKWGDVRNFLDMAREIKPKARATNTNVSTANITIPDTTRETKPNVPVSISPTASFPL; via the coding sequence ATGTCCATCCCTTTACTTACTTACAAACCCTCTTCCCAAAATCAACGGGTTGCAGGTTATGAAGTTCCCGGTGAAGATACCCCCTATATCTATCGCATCGAAGACTGCCTCGATGCTGGCGATGTCCAAGAACTGATTTGGGCTGCCTATCGCCAAATCTTCAGCGAACACGTCATCCTGCAAAGCAGCCGCCAAACCAACCTTGAGTCTCAACTGAAGAACCGAGCCATCACCGTTCGCGACTTCATTCGCGGTTTAGCCAAGTCCGAAACCTTCTATCGCCTCGTCGTTGAATCTAACTCCAACTATCGCCTCGTTGAAGTTTCCCTCAAACGGCTGTTAGGACGCGCTCCTTACAACAAAGACGAAGAAATTGCTTGGTCAATCAAAATTGCCACCCAAGGCATTGATGGTTTTATTGACGCCCTCATTGATAGCGAAGAATATACCCAAAACTTTGGAGATAATACCGTTCCTTATCAACGGCGTCGGTTTAAAGATCGACCCTTTAATCTCGTCACTCCCCGCTATGGGTCATACTGGCGTGATAAGCTCGAAGAACAACGCTACAAGTGGGGCGATGTTCGGAACTTCTTAGATATGGCGCGGGAAATTAAACCCAAAGCCAGAGCAACGAATACAAATGTCAGCACCGCTAATATCACCATTCCTGATACGACGCGGGAAACGAAACCCAACGTTCCGGTTTCCATTAGCCCTACTGCGAGTTTTCCCTTGTGA
- a CDS encoding phycobilisome rod-core linker polypeptide, translated as MALPLLDYKPTTQNQRVKSFGVADLNEDTPYIYRLEDCGSASDVDTLIGAAYRQVFSEHEVLKFNRQPHIESQLKNGNLTVRDFIRGLAKSEAFYRLVVSVNDNYRLVDVCLRRFLGRSAYNQDEKIAWSIKIATVGFYGFVDALLDSEEYTNSFGDYTVPYQRKRKEGRPFNLVTPRYGEEFREKAGTVTTDWRFTLEKFYSRKYQESKLAEGDPRKFRNMAASVSNSRNYAQRVSAHDIDYLNKVPVRGRR; from the coding sequence ATGGCACTGCCATTACTGGATTACAAACCAACCACGCAAAATCAACGGGTTAAGAGCTTTGGTGTTGCCGATCTTAACGAAGATACACCTTACATCTACCGTTTAGAAGATTGCGGCTCTGCTTCCGATGTGGATACCTTAATTGGTGCAGCGTATCGCCAAGTTTTCAGCGAACACGAAGTTCTCAAATTTAACCGCCAACCCCATATCGAATCGCAACTCAAAAACGGTAACTTAACCGTTCGCGATTTCATCCGGGGTTTAGCCAAATCTGAAGCCTTTTATCGTCTTGTTGTTTCAGTTAACGACAACTACCGTCTTGTTGATGTTTGCTTGCGCCGCTTCTTAGGTCGGTCAGCCTACAATCAGGACGAAAAAATTGCTTGGTCGATTAAAATTGCTACCGTTGGCTTCTACGGCTTTGTAGATGCGCTACTCGATAGCGAAGAGTATACCAACAGCTTTGGGGATTACACCGTTCCTTACCAACGCAAACGTAAAGAAGGGCGTCCCTTTAACCTCGTGACTCCTCGTTACGGCGAAGAATTCCGCGAAAAAGCAGGTACGGTTACAACCGACTGGCGCTTTACCTTGGAGAAATTCTACTCTCGCAAGTATCAAGAATCCAAGCTGGCCGAAGGCGATCCGCGCAAGTTCCGCAATATGGCAGCCTCCGTTTCTAACTCGCGCAACTACGCGCAACGGGTTTCGGCTCACGATATTGATTATCTGAACAAAGTCCCCGTACGTGGCAGACGCTAG
- a CDS encoding glycosyltransferase family 4 protein, whose product MRILIYSYNYYPEPIGIAPLMTELAENLVSRGHQVRVVTGMPNYPQRQIYEEYKGKFYLTEERNHVTIQRSYVRVRGPHPTLLDRFLLDGSFVCSSFLQAYRGWRPDVVFVTVPPLPVCVPVALFGWLRGCPIVLNVQDIVSEAAVRVKLLKKGSWLSWAVDALERFAYKTSSKVSVIAEGFKDKLISQGVSPDKIVCIPNWVNTNFIKPLPQENNSFRQKHHLEGKFVVLYSGNIALTQGLQTVIKAAASLREYQDIVFVIVGEEIALRGLEQDCHNLKATNVLLLPFQPRAQLPEMLAAADVGLVVQKHRVTSFNMPSKIPLLLASGRAIIASVPLDGTAARGIRESGGGVIVPPEDPQALADQVLALYRDRQKVMHLGEQGRCYALEHYSLEQALNQYENLFMSLTKRRQPQMQPLPELGRELPGDSSR is encoded by the coding sequence ATGCGTATTTTGATTTATTCGTACAACTACTATCCAGAACCAATCGGCATCGCTCCTTTAATGACCGAACTGGCAGAGAATTTGGTAAGTCGAGGGCACCAAGTCAGAGTTGTTACCGGGATGCCGAATTATCCTCAACGACAAATTTACGAGGAATATAAAGGCAAATTTTATCTGACTGAAGAAAGAAATCACGTCACGATTCAGCGCAGTTATGTTCGCGTTCGCGGGCCTCATCCCACCCTGCTCGATCGTTTTTTACTCGATGGCAGTTTCGTCTGTTCCAGTTTTCTGCAAGCGTATCGCGGCTGGCGGCCGGATGTGGTTTTCGTTACCGTTCCTCCCCTTCCCGTGTGCGTTCCTGTGGCGCTGTTTGGTTGGTTGCGAGGATGTCCGATCGTTCTGAACGTTCAAGATATTGTTTCAGAAGCAGCCGTACGCGTGAAGCTGCTCAAAAAAGGGAGTTGGCTGAGTTGGGCGGTTGATGCTCTCGAACGGTTTGCCTACAAAACTTCTAGTAAAGTCAGCGTGATTGCCGAGGGGTTTAAAGATAAATTAATCTCTCAGGGCGTATCGCCTGACAAAATTGTCTGCATTCCGAATTGGGTGAATACAAACTTTATCAAGCCCCTGCCTCAAGAAAATAATTCTTTTCGGCAAAAGCATCATCTTGAGGGCAAGTTTGTTGTTCTTTACTCCGGCAATATTGCTTTAACTCAAGGGTTGCAAACGGTCATTAAAGCTGCCGCAAGTTTGCGCGAGTATCAAGATATTGTGTTTGTGATTGTGGGAGAAGAGATTGCTTTACGAGGATTAGAGCAAGATTGCCATAACTTAAAAGCGACCAATGTCTTGCTCTTGCCGTTCCAACCTCGCGCTCAGTTACCGGAAATGCTTGCCGCCGCAGATGTGGGGTTAGTCGTGCAAAAGCACCGCGTCACGTCGTTTAATATGCCCTCTAAAATTCCGTTACTCTTGGCTAGCGGACGCGCCATTATTGCATCAGTACCTTTAGATGGAACCGCCGCGCGAGGCATTCGAGAAAGTGGTGGTGGCGTAATTGTGCCGCCGGAAGATCCGCAAGCCCTTGCCGATCAGGTGTTAGCGCTTTATCGCGATCGCCAAAAGGTGATGCACTTAGGCGAACAAGGTCGGTGCTACGCTTTAGAGCATTATTCCTTAGAACAAGCCCTCAATCAATACGAAAACTTGTTTATGAGTTTAACCAAGCGTCGCCAACCTCAGATGCAGCCGCTTCCGGAATTGGGTCGCGAGCTTCCGGGAGATTCTTCGCGCTGA